Proteins from a genomic interval of Sphingobacterium sp. SYP-B4668:
- a CDS encoding malate:quinone oxidoreductase: protein MGKSKKNYEDVDVVLIGAGIMSATLGTLINELNPHVKIEMFERLDLVAAESSDAWNNAGTGHSALCELNYTPQKADGSVDIKKAISIAESFEISKQFWTYLVEKEIVRDPANFIKSIPHMSCVFGEENVNFLKTRFTTMTENTLFKGMEYSEDKEVLQNWVPLVMEGRDENEKIAATKMDIGTDVNFGALTRDLIDHLVKKDNFALCLEHEVKDIEREDDGRWEIEVKDLNTGKKRDLKAKFVFIGAGGHSLLLLEKSGIPEAKGYGGFPVGGQWLRCTNEEVIARHHAKVYGKASVGAPPMSVPHLDTRYIDGKQALLFGPYAGFSTKFLKKGSFFDLPASIKLSNIRPMLAAGWDNMDLTKYLITEVMKSPKDKLESLKEYMPNAKQEDWELEIAGQRVQVIKKDKKHGGVLEFGTEVVASSDGSLAALLGASPGASTSVKIMVELLKKCFPERAKTDGYRTKLREMIPTWGKALADDPVLCDATRRRTHTALKLDYTK from the coding sequence ATGGGTAAAAGCAAAAAGAATTACGAAGACGTTGACGTCGTATTAATAGGCGCAGGAATTATGAGCGCTACTTTGGGTACATTGATAAATGAATTAAACCCACATGTTAAGATTGAGATGTTCGAGCGGTTGGATTTGGTCGCGGCGGAGAGTTCGGATGCTTGGAATAATGCCGGTACAGGTCACTCTGCATTATGTGAACTTAACTATACACCTCAGAAGGCGGACGGAAGTGTCGATATTAAGAAAGCAATCAGCATTGCTGAATCATTTGAGATTTCGAAACAATTTTGGACTTATCTTGTCGAAAAGGAGATTGTAAGAGATCCGGCTAACTTTATCAAAAGCATCCCTCACATGAGCTGTGTCTTTGGAGAGGAAAATGTCAATTTTCTCAAAACACGCTTCACGACAATGACAGAAAATACACTATTCAAAGGGATGGAGTATTCTGAAGACAAAGAGGTGCTTCAAAATTGGGTTCCGTTGGTAATGGAGGGAAGGGATGAAAACGAGAAAATTGCCGCTACGAAGATGGATATCGGAACCGATGTGAATTTTGGGGCGTTGACACGTGATTTGATCGATCACTTGGTTAAAAAGGATAATTTTGCTTTATGCTTAGAGCATGAGGTGAAAGACATAGAACGTGAGGATGATGGTAGGTGGGAGATAGAAGTCAAAGACCTTAATACAGGTAAAAAGAGAGATTTAAAAGCCAAATTTGTATTTATTGGTGCTGGGGGGCATTCCCTACTCTTACTAGAAAAATCTGGAATCCCCGAGGCCAAAGGTTACGGTGGCTTCCCCGTAGGCGGGCAATGGTTGCGTTGTACAAATGAGGAAGTGATTGCGAGACATCATGCAAAGGTGTATGGTAAAGCTTCTGTAGGCGCTCCTCCAATGTCGGTGCCGCATTTGGATACTCGTTATATTGACGGAAAACAAGCACTTTTATTCGGACCATATGCAGGCTTCTCTACCAAATTCTTGAAAAAGGGCTCATTTTTTGATTTACCAGCGTCTATCAAACTTAGCAATATCCGTCCAATGCTTGCAGCAGGATGGGATAACATGGACTTGACGAAATATCTAATTACAGAAGTCATGAAAAGTCCTAAAGACAAATTGGAGTCACTTAAAGAGTATATGCCGAATGCTAAACAGGAGGATTGGGAATTGGAGATTGCCGGGCAGCGGGTACAAGTGATAAAGAAGGACAAGAAGCACGGTGGCGTATTGGAATTCGGAACGGAAGTTGTCGCTAGTTCGGACGGTTCGTTAGCTGCTCTTTTGGGTGCTTCCCCGGGAGCGTCGACTTCTGTTAAAATTATGGTGGAGCTGTTGAAAAAATGCTTCCCCGAACGTGCAAAGACAGATGGATACCGGACGAAGTTAAGAGAAATGATCCCAACATGGGGGAAAGCTCTTGCCGATGACCCTGTTTTATGTGATGCTACTCGTCGTCGTACACATACGGCTTTGAAATTGGATTACACCAAATAA
- the pnuC gene encoding nicotinamide riboside transporter PnuC, producing the protein MEMIALWKDLYQQIVQTSFLQWLGVTAGVTQVMLSKNNKVSNYLFGIVSIVATMIVLYEAKLYAEIALNMYYLVMSIYGWWYWTANRTASQKAISSCTQQDWMVVLAIVAIAFATFYCVLTHLTDSDVPVWDAWVSATAWAGMWLLAKRKIENWILLNISNLFAIPLYYHKGLLLYAILTSYLFIIAFLGYFNWRRLMNIKTKLGYANE; encoded by the coding sequence ATGGAAATGATTGCCTTATGGAAAGATCTCTATCAACAGATTGTCCAAACTTCTTTTTTACAATGGCTAGGGGTGACCGCGGGAGTTACCCAAGTCATGCTGTCCAAGAATAATAAAGTATCCAATTACTTATTCGGAATCGTCAGTATCGTGGCGACCATGATTGTCCTGTATGAGGCTAAGCTCTATGCAGAGATTGCATTGAATATGTATTATCTGGTGATGAGCATATACGGTTGGTGGTATTGGACGGCAAATAGGACAGCCTCGCAGAAGGCAATCAGCAGCTGCACACAGCAGGATTGGATGGTTGTGCTCGCTATTGTGGCAATTGCATTTGCTACTTTCTATTGCGTCTTGACGCATCTAACTGATTCTGACGTTCCAGTATGGGATGCTTGGGTGTCGGCTACAGCTTGGGCGGGTATGTGGTTATTGGCCAAACGAAAGATTGAGAATTGGATTCTCTTAAATATATCGAATTTGTTTGCCATTCCCTTGTATTATCATAAGGGGTTGTTGTTGTACGCGATATTGACATCCTATTTGTTTATAATTGCTTTCTTGGGATATTTCAACTGGAGAAGACTGATGAATATTAAAACAAAACTCGGTTATGCTAATGAATAA